The following DNA comes from Girardinichthys multiradiatus isolate DD_20200921_A chromosome 2, DD_fGirMul_XY1, whole genome shotgun sequence.
CCTCATACACTGGTTGGCATTATTCCAAGTGTGCAGATGGGTGATTCTTTACTGAAATATTATGCAATCACTTGTAGAACATACAAGCTGTACCCTGCTGGGAAAGCCGgtttttttccttctcaggTGTGTTTATTACATTATTCAGCTTTACTAGAACTCTTGCAGCACTAAATCAAATGTTGTTACCGTCATTTAAGACATTTAAACATCAAAATGCTTATTAATTTTCTTACCCTGTCAAAGTCCTTCAGTGGGTTCTCTAGGCTCAAGTTCAAAAGGTTCCCCAGTACAGGCAAGATGGTGGGTCCTGGTGGGAAGTTTTTTGGCCTCTGAGATTTGAATAGGATGAAGATAAACCAAACAAAAAGCCATATCAGAAAGactgaaacaaacatgtttctttATTTGACTGAAGAGGACAGATGAAGTCCTTGACATGCTGTAACAGAATACATCTGCTGCTGTTAGCCCTGCCCAGTTTGCTTAAGGACTGCATAAGAGGTAAATGAAGTCATTAATGAGTAAAACGTTCACAAAGAACATGTTTGAACAGGGTCGGACAAGAGCTATCTGGGCCAGATAAGCTAACACTGTAGATAACAAGCATTTGAAATATTATCTGTTCCACCGAGATAAACCTGAGTGATCTGTTCATGAACCACTCTGGCCTATCATGGCACAGGGTGAGCGGTTATAcaacaaaatatacattttcacCCTTTATTTCCACTACTTTCCATCTAATCCATTCTAAATACTGTATTGTTACGTTATGTTGAATCAGATAAACTGGAACGAAATTCCTTTGTGTGACTGTGGTGGTGGGTTGTGGTTTTAGCTCGGCTGCAGAGGAGAGCCTATCCCTGTCCTTTAATGTGCTGAGGTCTGAGAGAAGAGAGGGGAGCCTCAGACGTATGGGTGTTGGGTGCAAACCCCATGCTACACCATGCTGTAAAACTAAAGTAAAGTAAACCTTGCCAAACGCTGTTAGCGGTTATTTGCGGGAATGTGAATTTAAGCGATTTAGGGCTTGATCTACTAAAGGTTTGCGTGtataaaaacagctgcaaacTTGATAGTGCATGCAAAGCTGGTCTACTAACCAGTTGCAGCAATGATTGCTTATGTCAAATGAGCAGCGTAGCAGGTGCAATCCATTTactgtttgccttcatgaatatggtaaatggtaaaatgtTCCACAATATGCAGCAAACAACTGTGATCCTGtgaatgtggaagaaaatgacatCTGGCCACATGCAGGACAGATTAACGCGGTGGGACTGCGGACACAGGCCAATCTGATTCAAAGCCATTGCTCTTGAACCATTCCAGGAATGAATATATGACactttttaagcatttaaacCAAAACGAAAAACACAATGGCTGAGCTTAAAGGGAACATATGAcgcaaaatccacttttgtagcacttaaatttattttgttgtgtacttggaatctgtaggagtgcagaaaagttgaattcagtctctccaggtgctgcgtagatatctttatagAAATGTTCCCGCATCGGTGGGGAAATTCCTTTTCGTTTGCGTGAAGCACTTCAAGGACGTGTTCTTCAGCAACCTATCAGTTATGACTGTAAAAAAGGCCAAATAAGGTAAAGTGGAACGCTCCTTGACGTAGAGGGGGGGCAGGGTGTGAAGCTcttcaacagcatttaaagagacggcaccaaaacgagttgctctcagatgcacctcagaacaggggtaaaagaggagcccgTGGAGCTAAAAtcaggagttcagaccaaagcacatttGAAACACACAAAAGTTGCAACTTAATGCATTCTGTCACGCCTAACTGTGCTCTCCGTACTGGCAAGTATAGCCAAGAAACAGCACAGGTGGTGTCTTTTTTTACCTGATTGACAATTTTCTCAGCTGGAATGTTTAAAACACAGTCAGCATTTATATGAAAGGGAAACAACATCAAAGTGCTTTAAAAGTGGCCACAACGACAACCTCGTCTTAATAAGTAGATTTTAGGTCAGACATCATAAGCTAGATGTATTTTCTTAGatataaaaaagcaaagaatGAATGAGAGCTGTTGGGATTTTAGTTCAGATTGTTTAGATTGTGAAATTTGAAAAGTTACACCCATCTTTGTATTTATTGTAGCCTCCTAATCTTTCTGGGTTGGGATGTAACTGGTCCTTAATTGTGGACGTTGGATCTGAGGTGAGGACATGCTGCTAGGGTATCGAAGGGCACACAGGACAAACTCAGatctaagggtaatttagagagaccgtTTAACCTAAAATGCAGGTTTTTGGACTCTGATGAGAAAGCTGGAGCACCCAGAATAAACCAACATATGCACTGGAAGAACATACAAACCTAAGTCAGAAAGGACACTGGCCCAGATTTGAACTCACAAACTGCTGCAAAGTAACAGCTAACAGCTGAACCAGGTTCTGAATAGTATGTGCTCTTACTTAATTTCCGCTAAAGGTTTAGCATCGTCTTTCAGCAGGTACCAGGTAATGATGTTGGTACAGTCTGGCTCTTTGTAGGATGCCGTTTCAAGTGCAACCATAAGCCCCATCTTATTCTACAGGATACGTACAGTGTTTCTGTATATTTCTTCACTTTTTTTCTAGAGCTTCTAAAGCCTATTTTGCCAAGCTGTTCTAGTTatgcaacattttaaattttatccGACCGTGGCCCACAATTCCTCTcacaggtttggaaacagttttgtttagctttaGGAGCTAAGGTTTCCTTGACCTCAGGTTAtcaccctcagtctaatggcCAAACCGAAAGACTTAATCAGCAGCTGGGGTCCACCTTACGATGTCCCACATCCACAAACCCCTCAGATTGGTGCTCCTACCTACCTTGGGCGGAGTACGCATTAAATTCACACGTTTCTGCAGCTACTGGATGTTCACCTTTTGAGGCTTCCCTTGGATATCAGCCACCTCTGTTTGCTGCCGACGAAAGGGATATTACGGTTTATTTAGTCCACCAACATGTTCACCGCTGCAAATCCTTCTGGACCTCCACCATTCAGACCTTGAACCACACTGCTGACCAGAATAAACGTTTCGCTGATCGGAAACGTAGACCTGCACCTGAATACCAGCCTGGACAGAAGGTATGGTTGTCAGCACATGATATACCTCTTAAATCCATGTCTAGGAAGCTTTCGCCTCGTTTCATCGGTCCCTACGAGATGGAAACTGTGATTAGTCCCTCTGCTGTCCGCCTTCGGTTGGCTGCTAGTCTTCATGTTCATCCTACATTCCACATCCCTCAGATCAAGCCAGTGGTCTCCAGTGACTCGTGACTCTAaatctatgctttgtttatcaACCTTTTGATAATTCTTTCtatgctccttcgcaggctAAGCAGACCTGAACCTTGGGCTCATGTCAACAAATACTAAGTATTTGGAAACCTTTTCTGGATGTACAAGGCTACCTATGCTCTGAGGATTACTTTCCTTATCTTCTGACTTTGTTTGGATTCACATCTAGCTGGGAGCTTCCTGCTATCTTCGCCTCCTCGATCAAGCCATGAGCGTACCCTgttccaccctccaacgtaagcatctGCACACCAAACTCATTATTGCTCCGAGCTCACACTGAACAATCCCCGAAGAGAACTGCTGCAAGGCTGGATCCTGACTGCTTcttcccctggcgacctgaccacacctatttagtaagctgcccttgtttctgtgtttaaaatcctaCTCTTAGTTAAGTATCATTTAGTTCCCTGTTCTCATCGATTATCTTCCTTTCttcccatacagttggagaatcATCCATTACGTCAACTGATTAtttttgtcacaataaacatcttatttatatttattctgttctccggagtgctctctgtatgtgggtcagatctattacgaaaatgacaaaacatgaatGGCGGACTATTTAGAGAGTCAGGAAGTGAGACATACAGTTAATGTGTGGTAATGAGTGGTGCTTCAGCTTTCTTTGGACCAGGGTGGCATATCTGGGCAGAACAGACACATCAAAAAATTTCCATTTGAAATCGTACTTAATTTTAGCTATTTGTGATCATTGTATTTGACTTTTTGCATTACCCTGCTAACTGGCAACCCTTCTACAAACAATGCCTTTGctacagaaaaacagaacatttggcTGTAGCACAAATACTGAAAATGACAGGTTTTCACAAGAATTACAATTACTTATATAAGTGTTCACTTATTGtgttattattaattaaaacaCATGACTTATTGTGAAAGAAAACATAAGGTGGCTTTTCTAGTAGCACAGCACTCAGTACTGTTAAACCAACACATTCTACACAGAAATATTGTTACCATAAGGTAAAAATCAAGACATATAAAAAAACtagtttttgcctttttaggAAACATTTACTCATGAGAgtttttaattgcttttttaCCAAGTTGCAGCCAGCTGTGCAGCAGTGCTCACACCAGCTTGTGAAATAAAAGGGATGTGTGGTTTCAAGGACAAATTCACAAAGCTATGTGCTGAAAACACATCTGTGTTTTCATTCCTTCACTGCATCTGCTGTGTTCGTGGCTGAACTCTGACCTGAAGCAAAACCCGATGCAAAAAGCTGCCGCCTGCAGTGGTTGATGGGCGGGTTTGTTTCTGCATGTCTTTAGTACAATTTGCTTTATGAATCCGATACAGAAATGAAGGAAATAGCATATACAGCTATTAAATTTGCGTTTTCACTACTTCATGAATTCCCTCCCATATGTATGCAGACCCATATGCATCATTAAGCAAGATGTCTCTCTGTGTAAATACTTTGCAATACACTACCGACTTGAAAatgaactttatttttaatcattatttCCCCATGAATACAAACGTGTGCTCTGACATTGTAAAATcttgaaaatgtatgtacaTTGGTGACAGTTTCTGTAAAACCTattaaactaaaacataaatggaacaataaaagatatttggttgtgaaaagattttttttgaGTTAAACTCAGTTTAGCAGCAgtacaaaaaaacattgattaTTTGGAATTGTTTTGTTCTTCTCATCATTTCTCATCTGTTTCTGCTCCTCTCTGTTTTGATCTCAGTTGGACCTTCATATGATAAGGTTTGGGTGTCAAAGTGACTCCATAGACTGGGGTGAAGTCTGGTTTTCCTGCATCTTCCGGCCAGATGAACTTAAACTTCCTCAGCAGAGTCACCATCATAAGGAAAAGTTCCATACGAGCCAGGCCCTCTCCAAGACACATCCGAGGACCTGGGACACAGAAATAAGTTGATTCAACCCAGAGTACAAGCTGGTTACCTCAACAATGACGCATGTCAGTTTACCTGCAGAGAAAGGCATGAATGCCTCTTGTTTGACAAACTCGCCCTGTTCATTTAGGAAGTTTTCAGGATTAAATTCATGAGGGAATTTCCACTGTCCTTCCTCCCTCAGCACTGAATTCAGGTTCTGGATGATCATTGTACcctgaaaagaaacaaaactattAAATGCCATAAAAGATGCTCTTCATTTCGGTTTACctctagcaaaaaaaaaaaaatcttcagaaaACTACTCTCCTACTTTGGGAATGGAATATCCCATGAGCTCTGTGTCCTTAGTTGTGCAGTGGAAGACGCTGAGAGGAACAGTGTTGGCAATCCTCTGAATTTCATGGATCACAGCCTGGATGAAGAAACATTTCTGACACTTTATCTGACTTGCAAAGGGTAGATGTTTTAGTAAATTTTTTTGGCAATTATTGAATTatataaatttgaatttaaaacaactgaagcTATATGAAATAACACCCCTTGGACAATGAATCAAAAAAGTCACAGAGAAAAAACTAATTTGCAAGTAACTAAATTATGTCTTAATGTTATGATACCTGGACATAAGGCATGTTGTTTCTGTCCTCATAACTGACGTGATCCTTCCCCTCCAGGACCTGGTCTATCTCTTGCTGACATCGTTCTAAGGTAGGAAAATACCACAGATCATCACCACATCAATTGTTCCACATCCCACATGCCCTTTTCCCCAGCTTATTCTGCTGCTACTGGATCCACTGGGGATACCCTCCTTCCCTGCCCATTcatactctctctctctctctgtgtgtgtgtgtgtgtgtgtacatgcatGTATATGTATGTGGTTATATGGACATCTATGAAGATATGAATCCATTGTCATACTTTTGTTTGTCATTTGGTTTGCAAAGGGATTTTGAGTGTCATGTCCTCCTTTTTTCCCTTCAGTTCAACGTTTCCTTCCCTTCTGTAATGTTCTTCCTCTTTATAATATGAATACAGTTGGTTATGCAACAGGGAACCATCCCACTTTCCAAACAGAACATTACTCTTCAGCAACTTTTGTCTGGTATCCCTGCAGGACTTTGAAGGACAAATTGTGCATTAATGAACAATAAACAATTTCAGGTCTTTCCATTACAGCAGTAGAAGTCTTAAGGGATCAGGCCTCTAAATCACAGACAGAGAAAATGTTTCCCTGACTCATATctattgctgctgctgcagcacaTTCAGATATTTTTGGTACACATTTCATACATTTAAGTATAGTTGTAGTGTATAAAGGAGCAGGTgtggtgtttttttaatttggctTTAGTTTGTAAACTCAATCTGAACAGCAGAGAAGGAAGAACATCTGACTGGACTTAATTAATCATAAAGGCATTGATGGAACCTAAACACAGGCATACCTTGAACATGTGGGTAATTCATCAGATAAAGAAATCCTGTAAGCAGGGTGTTGGAGGTAGTGTCAGTCCCAGCGAA
Coding sequences within:
- the LOC124856537 gene encoding cytochrome P450 2J4-like isoform X5 — protein: MILADYGPSWREHRRFALMTLRNFGLGKKSMENRINDEIQYTIKTLESSIGKTLCPRVMFHNAASNIICQVLFGTRYEYDDDMIKVIVQCFTENSKIANGVWAMIYDSLPIIHNLPLPFRKAFKNAEICENYVIHLVNEFKKTRVPGEPRHFVDCYLDELEKRGDDGSSFSEAQLIIYSLDLHFAGTDTTSNTLLTGFLYLMNYPHVQERCQQEIDQVLEGKDHVSYEDRNNMPYVQAVIHEIQRIANTVPLSVFHCTTKDTELMGYSIPKGTMIIQNLNSVLREEGQWKFPHEFNPENFLNEQGEFVKQEAFMPFSAGPRMCLGEGLARMELFLMMVTLLRKFKFIWPEDAGKPDFTPVYGVTLTPKPYHMKVQLRSKQRGAETDEK